In the Tepidimicrobium xylanilyticum genome, one interval contains:
- a CDS encoding ABC transporter permease: MRDIFRIEILKLKHSKVLWIVILAPIFIVIQGALNLLRYYDLFTGKGQNAWHQLYIQSMIFYVNILFPILISIVMTLIARIENTNDNWKHYLSLPKDRQKVYGIKFIIGCMLIFINILVLIASIYLAGKITRIGGDIPYNTLFMKPIVMYVAALPIMAILYVLSIRFSHMTIPLGIGIGLTLPSMIVANSKYWIVYPWTYPIMAALGGDMTTFNKGNIVYIISLMLLVIIFVLGYNGFMKKDIV; this comes from the coding sequence ATGAGGGATATATTTAGAATTGAAATTTTAAAGTTAAAACACTCTAAAGTATTGTGGATAGTAATACTAGCACCTATATTTATTGTAATACAGGGAGCATTGAATTTACTACGTTATTATGATTTATTTACAGGAAAAGGACAGAATGCATGGCACCAACTTTATATTCAGAGCATGATATTTTATGTTAATATTCTTTTTCCCATCTTAATAAGCATTGTCATGACTTTAATAGCAAGAATAGAAAATACAAATGACAATTGGAAGCACTATCTCAGCTTGCCAAAAGATAGACAGAAGGTATACGGAATAAAATTTATCATTGGATGTATGCTCATTTTTATAAATATTCTGGTTTTGATTGCAAGTATTTATTTGGCTGGTAAAATTACTAGAATTGGTGGAGATATTCCATATAATACTCTGTTTATGAAACCTATTGTAATGTATGTAGCAGCTTTACCTATTATGGCCATTCTTTATGTATTAAGCATCAGGTTTTCTCATATGACCATACCTTTAGGCATTGGAATTGGATTAACTCTGCCGTCAATGATAGTAGCTAATTCTAAGTATTGGATAGTATATCCTTGGACATATCCCATTATGGCAGCTTTAGGAGGAGATATGACTACATTTAATAAAGGTAATATTGTGTATATTATTAGCCTTATGCTATTGGTCATTATATTTGTTTTAGGGTATAATGGATTTATGAAGAAGGATATTGTTTAA
- a CDS encoding FecCD family ABC transporter permease, producing MKKNIYFIIAILALFFTVIISISVGAVKIPLQEIVNVFAKSGNQTNRTIILNLRLPRVIGSAVVGMGLSVVGVFFQGLLRNTMADPYVLGISSGAAFGATIAIILGLGLFGISFLAFISSLAVVIFVYIVSKTGPKISMHTMLLAGIAISAFISAIISLLMLLNHEEFNKIIFWTMGGFSLTNWNNIAFSAPIIVICCLIMYVFSRDLNAILTGEEIAEHLGVNTEMVKKIILVLGSLVTATTVSVGGVISFVGLIVPHISRIIVGPDNRILVPFSALSGAIFLTMADTLARFILRPTEIPIGIITAAFGGPFFLYLLIKSKRKSERM from the coding sequence GTGAAAAAGAATATTTATTTTATCATAGCTATTCTAGCACTTTTTTTTACAGTTATAATATCCATTTCTGTAGGAGCAGTTAAAATCCCCCTACAGGAAATTGTTAATGTATTTGCGAAAAGTGGAAATCAAACCAATAGAACCATAATCCTCAATTTAAGGCTTCCAAGGGTAATTGGCTCTGCAGTAGTAGGAATGGGACTTTCTGTTGTAGGCGTTTTTTTCCAAGGACTACTCAGAAATACTATGGCTGATCCTTATGTGTTAGGAATCTCATCTGGTGCAGCTTTTGGAGCTACAATTGCCATAATCTTAGGCCTTGGCCTCTTTGGCATTAGTTTTTTGGCCTTTATTTCATCATTAGCAGTTGTAATATTTGTCTATATTGTATCTAAAACTGGTCCAAAAATATCTATGCACACAATGTTGCTGGCAGGAATAGCTATTAGTGCTTTTATTTCTGCAATTATATCTCTATTAATGCTTTTAAATCACGAGGAGTTTAATAAAATTATCTTTTGGACTATGGGAGGATTTAGCCTAACTAACTGGAATAATATTGCATTTTCTGCTCCTATAATTGTCATTTGCTGCTTGATAATGTATGTGTTTTCAAGGGATTTAAATGCAATTTTAACAGGAGAGGAAATTGCTGAACATTTAGGGGTTAATACGGAGATGGTAAAAAAAATTATTTTAGTTTTAGGTTCATTGGTTACTGCTACAACAGTTTCTGTAGGAGGAGTCATTAGTTTTGTTGGACTTATTGTCCCACATATATCAAGAATTATAGTAGGGCCTGATAATAGAATCCTTGTACCTTTTAGTGCTCTATCAGGAGCCATATTTTTAACAATGGCTGATACATTAGCTAGATTTATCTTAAGACCAACAGAAATACCTATAGGAATAATAACTGCAGCCTTTGGTGGGCCCTTCTTTTTATACTTACTAATTAAAAGCAAAAGAAAAAGCGAAAGAATGTGA
- a CDS encoding response regulator transcription factor: MLDIDMTSIRNKKILLVDDEVDILNLLETVLLKEDFTNIYKATSGSEAIRITEEVNPDLIILDIMMPDIDGFEVCRKLREFTLVPILFLSAMDEDVDKLLGLGIGGDDYITKPFSPKEVAYRIKAHFRRNQYMALNQQTYVKDIFEFGNVEIDRRKGEVKKGGISVTLTAKEYNLLLYLIDNPNQILSKNKILAKVWGYDYEGYDNTLMVHIRHLRQKLEDDPANPKHIITVKGLGYKLVVEDR, encoded by the coding sequence TTGTTGGATATAGATATGACAAGTATTAGAAATAAAAAAATATTATTAGTAGATGATGAAGTAGATATTTTAAACTTGTTAGAAACTGTCCTTTTAAAAGAGGATTTCACTAATATATACAAAGCTACTTCTGGATCTGAAGCAATTAGGATTACTGAAGAGGTAAATCCAGATCTAATTATATTAGATATTATGATGCCAGACATTGATGGCTTTGAAGTTTGTAGAAAACTTAGAGAATTTACCCTTGTACCAATACTTTTCCTATCAGCTATGGATGAAGATGTGGACAAGCTTTTAGGACTAGGGATTGGTGGAGACGATTATATTACCAAGCCCTTTAGCCCTAAAGAAGTAGCATATCGTATTAAAGCCCATTTTAGAAGAAATCAATATATGGCTTTAAATCAGCAAACTTATGTAAAGGACATATTTGAATTTGGGAATGTTGAAATTGACCGAAGGAAAGGAGAAGTTAAAAAAGGAGGTATTTCGGTAACCTTAACTGCTAAGGAGTATAATCTTCTTCTATATTTAATAGATAATCCAAATCAGATATTGAGCAAAAACAAAATATTAGCAAAGGTATGGGGCTATGATTATGAAGGATATGATAATACATTGATGGTTCATATTAGGCATCTTCGACAAAAATTAGAAGATGACCCTGCTAATCCAAAACATATAATTACTGTAAAGGGTTTAGGTTATAAACTGGTAGTAGAGGATAGATAA
- a CDS encoding ECF transporter S component: MKYNTNTLKGVKTITTVSMLIALSAVGALVKIFNTVALDSTPGYFAALSLGNRYGAIVISLGHLLTAFTSGFPLGIFIHFYIAIQMAIYAYLFKYFYERFNSFIAILVGTLLNGPIAALSLVPIFGWGFFMAWNIPLTLGSFVNVFLAVLIYKGIDK, translated from the coding sequence GTGAAATATAACACAAATACTTTAAAAGGCGTTAAAACTATTACTACAGTTTCCATGCTTATAGCTTTAAGTGCTGTAGGTGCCCTTGTTAAAATATTTAATACTGTTGCCTTAGATTCAACTCCAGGATATTTTGCAGCTTTGTCTTTAGGAAATCGGTATGGAGCTATTGTAATAAGCCTAGGTCATTTACTTACTGCATTTACTTCTGGATTCCCTTTAGGGATTTTTATCCACTTTTATATTGCAATTCAAATGGCAATATATGCATATTTATTTAAGTATTTCTATGAAAGATTTAACAGCTTCATTGCCATATTAGTAGGTACTTTACTAAATGGGCCTATTGCTGCTCTTTCATTGGTCCCCATATTTGGTTGGGGGTTCTTTATGGCATGGAACATTCCTTTAACTTTAGGCTCTTTTGTAAACGTATTTTTAGCGGTTTTAATCTATAAAGGAATAGATAAGTAG
- the cobS gene encoding adenosylcobinamide-GDP ribazoletransferase, with product MLWNTGEDKMIDGLILSIQFLTRIPVKKAVDFNDKNLSKSIFFFPLVGIIIGGLGGVSYSIFSHLNENTASFFALLSMVAITGGLHLDGLADTCDGFLSYRKKEQVLEIMKDSRIGTFGVISIVMDILLKYILILSLDKNIPIILALSYGNSRLVIAYLMSSKKVARKDGIGYMFHRSNPKTYALFGGIGYLLIVLLVKPIYIIPLFFSFLIGQVMTKITYRKIDGFTGDVYGATIELSEIVSLIIFLEVLRWT from the coding sequence ATGTTGTGGAATACCGGTGAAGATAAAATGATAGATGGACTAATATTGTCCATACAATTTTTAACCCGAATACCCGTAAAAAAGGCTGTTGACTTTAACGATAAAAATCTATCCAAAAGCATTTTTTTCTTTCCATTAGTAGGCATTATAATTGGGGGACTAGGGGGAGTTTCGTACAGTATATTTAGTCACTTAAATGAAAATACAGCTAGTTTTTTTGCCTTACTATCAATGGTAGCAATAACGGGAGGGCTTCATCTAGATGGATTAGCAGATACTTGTGATGGATTTTTATCCTATAGAAAAAAAGAACAAGTGCTTGAAATTATGAAAGATAGCCGAATAGGAACTTTTGGTGTTATTTCCATAGTTATGGATATTTTACTAAAATATATTTTAATATTAAGTCTAGACAAAAATATTCCAATTATATTGGCATTATCCTATGGAAATAGCCGCTTAGTAATAGCATATTTGATGTCAAGTAAAAAAGTTGCTAGAAAAGATGGAATAGGGTATATGTTCCATAGAAGCAATCCCAAAACATATGCCCTTTTTGGAGGAATTGGATATTTGCTAATAGTTTTGTTAGTAAAACCAATTTATATAATACCATTATTTTTTTCCTTCCTTATAGGACAGGTGATGACTAAAATTACCTATAGAAAAATAGATGGTTTTACTGGAGATGTATATGGAGCCACTATAGAATTAAGTGAAATAGTATCTTTAATAATATTTTTGGAGGTGTTAAGGTGGACATAA
- a CDS encoding ABC transporter substrate-binding protein — protein MKKIKNIFILPLILILVFSLVACTNEVKLESENEVLKSNQEIEVKFPLTITDFLDRKVTLIKEPKRIVSLAPSTTELLYALGVGDKVVGVTEYDDYPPEVEKVPKVGGYKGANIEAIIAQNPDLILASNQSGKEEIETLENMGIPVLVMEAKNIEGIYKSIKLLAEITEAEEKGEEIINGMKTEINKIKEKVEGLPTIDVFYLVFLDGNWTAGKGTFIDELITIAGGRNIVDLEGWPQYSIEELVKKNPDVIITAPHAGNVEDIIKAEGYKDTDAVKNGNIFVVSDDNIISRASSRLVLGLKEIAEFLHPEVFN, from the coding sequence ATGAAAAAAATCAAAAACATATTTATTCTACCATTAATATTGATTCTAGTATTTTCATTGGTAGCTTGTACAAATGAAGTTAAATTGGAATCTGAAAATGAAGTTCTTAAATCAAATCAAGAAATAGAAGTAAAATTCCCATTAACTATTACAGACTTTTTAGACAGGAAAGTAACCTTAATAAAAGAACCTAAAAGAATCGTATCCCTTGCTCCTTCTACTACTGAACTTTTATATGCATTAGGAGTAGGAGATAAAGTTGTAGGTGTCACTGAATACGATGATTATCCTCCTGAAGTTGAAAAAGTTCCAAAAGTAGGAGGTTATAAGGGAGCTAATATTGAAGCTATTATTGCACAAAATCCTGATTTAATCTTAGCTTCAAACCAATCCGGTAAAGAGGAAATAGAAACATTAGAAAACATGGGAATACCAGTTTTAGTAATGGAAGCTAAAAACATAGAAGGGATATATAAGTCCATAAAATTATTAGCAGAAATAACTGAAGCTGAAGAAAAAGGAGAAGAAATTATAAATGGAATGAAAACTGAAATTAATAAAATAAAGGAGAAGGTAGAAGGTCTTCCAACAATTGATGTATTTTACCTCGTCTTCTTGGATGGTAACTGGACTGCTGGAAAAGGCACATTTATTGATGAGCTTATAACTATTGCTGGTGGGAGAAATATTGTTGATCTAGAAGGTTGGCCTCAATACAGTATAGAAGAGCTGGTTAAGAAAAATCCTGATGTTATAATTACAGCACCACATGCTGGTAATGTGGAAGATATAATAAAAGCTGAAGGTTACAAGGATACTGATGCTGTCAAAAATGGAAATATATTTGTAGTAAGCGATGATAACATAATATCGAGGGCTTCCAGTAGGCTTGTATTAGGATTGAAAGAAATTGCTGAATTCTTACATCCGGAGGTTTTTAATTAA
- a CDS encoding sensor histidine kinase — protein MKWKILIRFLLIIILSVIIAFHINMLIVYQYFFSDNKENSGWSKLGEFSLNFYQYIIEKEGKPIVTEEGIKELKLRNAWIQILDEEGYEVFSWNKPGDALERYAPSEMVYYNIYTGAIDNYTTFAGTAEMNNYKWSYIIGFPMDKIAKYSIIYSPANMKIKILKVLVYLFVVPIIVLIVMGYVFGRNLAKPIIEIVEGISLLSKGEYNRKYTEKGLYKEVYSSLNNLTNILQRNEIERKNIEKMREEWIQNLSHDLKTPLASIKGYGELMADEEYILSQDEIKEYSRIIKGKAEYMEKLLGDLKLTEVLKKGRFPLNRQEGDLIELIREIAIDVLNNPRYQNRRINFNAKKERIIFEFDKSLLQRAFANLIYNSIVHNDADTEITITLDETDKIYIAIVDDGKGISKEDLDNLFKKYYRGTNTGESHKGSGLGMAIAKQIIEVHEGEIKVESTLGVGTKITITF, from the coding sequence ATGAAGTGGAAGATTCTTATAAGATTTTTATTAATCATCATATTATCTGTAATAATTGCTTTTCACATCAATATGCTCATTGTATATCAATATTTTTTTTCAGATAACAAAGAGAATAGTGGTTGGAGCAAGTTAGGTGAATTTTCCTTAAATTTTTATCAGTACATTATCGAAAAAGAGGGTAAGCCTATAGTCACAGAAGAAGGAATTAAAGAACTTAAACTTAGAAATGCCTGGATTCAGATTTTGGATGAAGAAGGATATGAGGTTTTTAGCTGGAATAAGCCTGGGGATGCTTTAGAACGCTATGCTCCCAGTGAAATGGTTTATTATAATATCTATACTGGTGCCATAGATAACTATACCACTTTTGCTGGTACAGCCGAAATGAATAATTATAAATGGAGTTATATTATAGGTTTTCCTATGGATAAAATAGCTAAATATAGTATTATCTATTCTCCAGCAAATATGAAAATCAAAATCCTAAAAGTACTTGTTTACCTATTTGTAGTTCCAATTATAGTACTAATAGTAATGGGATATGTCTTTGGAAGGAATCTTGCTAAACCAATAATAGAAATTGTTGAGGGTATAAGTTTATTGTCAAAGGGAGAATATAATAGAAAATATACTGAAAAAGGCCTATATAAAGAAGTGTATAGTAGCCTTAATAATCTAACCAATATATTACAGAGAAATGAGATTGAACGGAAAAATATTGAGAAGATGAGAGAAGAATGGATTCAGAATCTGTCTCACGATTTGAAAACTCCTTTAGCGTCAATCAAAGGTTATGGGGAGCTGATGGCAGATGAAGAATATATTTTAAGCCAAGATGAAATAAAGGAATACTCCCGCATTATTAAAGGAAAGGCTGAATATATGGAGAAATTACTAGGGGATTTGAAGCTAACCGAGGTTTTAAAAAAAGGGCGATTTCCCCTTAATCGCCAGGAAGGCGATCTTATAGAGCTTATAAGGGAAATTGCTATAGATGTATTAAATAATCCTCGATATCAGAATAGGAGAATAAACTTTAATGCGAAGAAGGAAAGGATTATTTTTGAATTTGATAAATCATTGCTACAAAGAGCATTTGCAAATCTTATCTATAACTCTATAGTCCATAATGATGCTGATACAGAGATAACCATTACTTTAGATGAAACTGATAAGATCTATATTGCTATAGTAGATGATGGTAAAGGGATTTCTAAGGAAGATTTAGACAATCTATTCAAAAAATATTATAGAGGAACAAATACGGGAGAAAGCCACAAAGGCTCAGGCTTAGGTATGGCCATAGCTAAACAGATAATTGAAGTCCATGAAGGAGAAATAAAGGTAGAGAGTACCTTAGGAGTAGGAACCAAGATAACTATAACATTTTAA
- a CDS encoding ABC transporter ATP-binding protein: MSELVIETKGLTKEFGSLIAVRDLNLKVKKGALYGFLGPNGAGKSTTIRMLLDLVKPTKGEAYLFNKEIRSHRKEILRRVGALVESPSYYENLTAYENLEIIRRILELDKKEIDKALDIVKLSKWKNKRVKGFSLGMKQRLGIAQALMGNRELLILDEPTNGLDPAGVREIRNLIISLPEIIGATVLISGHILSEIELVADHVGIIHRGNLLFQGTLEELKDMGNREIAIKVQPLLEAEKFLKRKGYNVENREGKLYILGDKINIEELNKELVLEGYGVSHLSENKQNLEEVFLQLTGGIEQ; this comes from the coding sequence GTGAGTGAATTAGTAATTGAGACTAAAGGATTAACCAAAGAATTTGGAAGCCTTATAGCTGTTAGGGATTTAAATCTAAAAGTTAAGAAAGGAGCTTTGTACGGCTTTTTAGGTCCAAATGGTGCGGGAAAATCTACTACCATTCGTATGCTTTTAGACCTAGTGAAACCTACAAAAGGAGAAGCCTATTTATTTAACAAAGAAATTAGAAGCCATCGAAAGGAAATATTAAGAAGGGTAGGAGCCTTGGTAGAATCTCCTTCCTATTATGAAAATTTAACAGCCTATGAAAATTTAGAAATAATAAGAAGGATATTAGAATTGGATAAAAAGGAAATTGATAAAGCCTTAGATATAGTAAAATTATCCAAATGGAAAAATAAAAGGGTTAAAGGATTTTCTTTGGGCATGAAACAAAGATTGGGAATTGCTCAAGCTCTAATGGGGAATAGAGAACTTTTAATATTAGATGAGCCAACTAATGGTCTGGACCCAGCAGGGGTAAGGGAAATTAGAAATTTGATTATTAGTCTTCCTGAAATTATAGGTGCTACAGTTTTAATCAGTGGCCATATTCTAAGCGAAATTGAGTTGGTAGCTGATCATGTGGGAATTATTCACAGAGGTAATTTGCTATTTCAGGGAACTTTAGAGGAATTAAAAGATATGGGAAATAGGGAAATTGCTATTAAAGTTCAACCCCTTTTAGAAGCAGAAAAATTTTTAAAGAGAAAGGGTTATAATGTGGAGAATAGAGAAGGTAAGCTTTATATACTGGGAGATAAAATCAATATAGAGGAATTAAACAAAGAATTGGTATTAGAAGGCTATGGTGTCTCCCATCTAAGCGAAAACAAGCAAAACTTAGAAGAGGTCTTTTTACAGTTGACAGGGGGGATAGAACAGTGA
- a CDS encoding ABC transporter permease — protein sequence MEFYQILKGEFLKQRKSFTWPIALLIPILAGGLSFINLLLRYDYLIGLEANKGLSSWNILLLQHHFLWFFFLSLVVTIFASMVHYIEYRSNGWKSTLALPVSKMKVYFAKWFLAFILSTIMILINGVVLLIAGIALRFPETVDLILILKYTLYQIVSITSLISIQCFISSEINNTNIALTIGFVGVASSLFFAQSEKLSKIIPYAHIMYTLPDSTINNGIPLQYGSVISILFLLIGFIFFNRKEIC from the coding sequence ATGGAGTTTTATCAGATATTAAAGGGAGAATTTCTTAAGCAGAGGAAAAGTTTTACATGGCCCATCGCCTTGTTAATCCCTATTTTAGCAGGAGGGCTTAGCTTTATCAATTTACTACTACGATACGATTATTTAATAGGATTAGAGGCTAATAAAGGTTTAAGTTCATGGAATATATTACTGTTACAGCATCATTTTTTATGGTTTTTTTTCCTTTCTTTAGTGGTTACCATATTTGCTTCTATGGTGCATTATATAGAATATAGATCAAATGGCTGGAAAAGTACTTTGGCTCTTCCAGTTTCAAAAATGAAAGTATATTTTGCTAAGTGGTTTTTAGCATTTATACTTAGTACTATCATGATACTAATCAACGGAGTTGTTTTATTGATTGCAGGTATAGCCCTAAGGTTTCCTGAAACAGTAGACTTAATATTAATTTTAAAATATACCTTATATCAAATAGTTAGCATTACTAGTTTAATTAGCATTCAATGTTTTATTAGCTCTGAAATCAATAATACTAACATTGCATTGACCATTGGGTTTGTAGGGGTTGCATCATCATTGTTTTTCGCCCAATCTGAAAAATTGTCTAAAATTATTCCTTATGCTCATATCATGTATACTTTACCTGACTCGACCATAAATAACGGTATTCCACTGCAATATGGTTCCGTCATTAGTATATTATTTTTACTAATAGGGTTTATTTTCTTTAATAGAAAAGAAATTTGTTAG
- a CDS encoding ABC transporter ATP-binding protein, with translation MTILQVEKLHFSYGKTEVLKDISFTINKNMIVGIVGGNGSGKSTLLKNISGYLKPESGKILIGNKDIRHFPTKERAKFIAYVPQEMPYDFEFSCYDIVMMGRIPYLKRFQQEGKEDETIVKKSMKITNTWIFKDKNINELSGGERQRVYIARALAQKPSILLMDEPISHLDMKYQIEILSLARELSSKGILVITVLHDINLASLFCDELLIMKNGKIMDYGPPKKVLKPYNIKSAFSVDVELIDNPITNSPYVVPILRKRKQFKVI, from the coding sequence GTGACAATTTTACAAGTAGAAAAATTACATTTTTCCTATGGAAAAACTGAAGTTTTAAAGGACATTAGCTTTACAATAAACAAAAATATGATAGTTGGCATAGTAGGAGGAAATGGCAGTGGAAAGTCTACCCTTTTAAAGAATATATCTGGATATTTGAAACCAGAGTCAGGAAAAATCCTAATTGGCAATAAAGATATTAGACATTTCCCCACAAAAGAAAGAGCCAAATTTATAGCCTATGTACCCCAAGAGATGCCCTATGATTTCGAATTTAGCTGTTATGATATTGTTATGATGGGAAGGATTCCTTATCTTAAAAGATTTCAACAGGAAGGGAAGGAAGATGAAACTATTGTAAAAAAATCGATGAAAATTACAAATACCTGGATATTTAAAGATAAGAATATAAATGAACTAAGTGGGGGAGAAAGACAAAGGGTTTATATAGCAAGAGCATTAGCACAAAAACCTAGCATACTGTTAATGGATGAGCCCATTTCTCATTTGGATATGAAGTATCAAATTGAAATATTATCCCTAGCAAGGGAGTTATCGTCAAAAGGAATATTGGTAATTACCGTCCTTCATGATATAAACCTTGCTTCTCTCTTTTGTGATGAATTGCTCATAATGAAGAATGGAAAGATTATGGACTATGGTCCCCCTAAAAAAGTATTAAAACCTTACAATATAAAATCTGCATTTTCCGTTGATGTAGAATTGATTGATAATCCAATTACCAACAGTCCTTATGTGGTTCCTATCTTAAGAAAAAGAAAACAATTTAAAGTAATTTAG
- a CDS encoding AIR synthase related protein, which yields MIERYRDLIIIYEKDMAYVISCDSLGAIGNKKNDVLKTDEDTVGKATIKVALSEALCVGANPIVICDTLAVEMNPTGNRILKSIKKELKENGLDDIVLTGSTEENFPTSMTGIGITIISRAKISDLKIKKVEKGMHISLLGYPLVGEEVLKNPKDVLQLKDYMEISNSKEIIEAIPVGSKGIGYELRVLEEVSGLKVEDKIPPHVDIMKSGGPSTCCIIVHKEKKPSIMNTINKPLTHMGRLV from the coding sequence TTGATAGAAAGGTACAGGGATTTAATTATAATCTACGAAAAGGATATGGCTTATGTAATTTCTTGTGATAGCTTAGGAGCCATAGGAAATAAAAAAAATGATGTACTTAAAACTGATGAAGATACGGTGGGTAAAGCGACTATTAAGGTGGCCCTATCCGAAGCCCTATGTGTAGGAGCAAACCCTATTGTCATATGCGATACTTTAGCTGTTGAAATGAATCCTACTGGAAATAGGATTTTAAAGTCCATAAAGAAGGAGCTTAAGGAGAATGGACTTGATGATATAGTTCTAACAGGAAGTACTGAGGAAAACTTTCCAACTTCTATGACGGGTATTGGGATTACCATAATTTCTAGAGCAAAAATATCCGATTTAAAAATTAAGAAAGTAGAAAAAGGGATGCATATTTCTCTTTTAGGATATCCATTGGTAGGCGAAGAAGTTTTGAAAAATCCTAAGGACGTACTTCAGTTGAAAGATTATATGGAAATCTCCAACTCTAAAGAAATAATAGAAGCAATTCCAGTTGGATCTAAAGGAATTGGATATGAGTTAAGGGTGTTAGAAGAGGTATCTGGGCTAAAAGTAGAAGATAAGATTCCTCCCCATGTGGATATAATGAAATCTGGAGGTCCTTCTACTTGCTGTATCATAGTACACAAAGAAAAAAAACCATCTATTATGAATACTATAAATAAACCACTAACCCATATGGGAAGGTTGGTTTGA
- the cobU gene encoding bifunctional adenosylcobinamide kinase/adenosylcobinamide-phosphate guanylyltransferase: MVILVTGGARSGKSSFAENLYRDKKDVVYIATSKIWDKEMEERIKLHRESRPFHWRTYEGYYSLTDALGEEKNYLLDCITLLSSNIMFDVTDGKDYIDYNLQKEVENRIFDELYSLIQAIEERRYNLVLVTNEVGYSLVPDNHIGRVFRDIQGRINQRIAALSHEVYLVCCGIPVKIK, translated from the coding sequence ATGGTCATTTTAGTTACAGGTGGAGCCCGAAGTGGTAAAAGCAGTTTTGCAGAAAATTTATATAGGGATAAGAAGGATGTAGTCTACATAGCCACATCTAAAATATGGGATAAGGAAATGGAAGAAAGAATCAAATTACATAGGGAAAGTCGACCTTTCCATTGGAGAACTTACGAAGGTTATTATTCATTAACTGATGCCTTAGGAGAAGAGAAGAATTACTTATTGGATTGCATAACCCTTCTTAGCTCCAATATAATGTTTGATGTGACAGATGGCAAAGACTATATAGACTATAATTTACAGAAGGAAGTGGAAAATAGAATATTTGATGAATTATATTCTTTAATCCAAGCTATTGAAGAGAGAAGATATAATCTAGTATTGGTAACAAATGAAGTAGGATATTCTCTAGTACCAGATAATCACATAGGCAGAGTTTTCAGGGATATTCAAGGAAGGATAAACCAAAGGATAGCTGCCCTATCCCATGAGGTTTATTTGGTATGTTGTGGAATACCGGTGAAGATAAAATGA